GAAAGGGAAAACGACGCTTTTCCCTTTCCCCAGAACATTAAGGAGCCAGGAAAAGTCCCGCCTGGACTTTTTGCGACTCTATCAAAGATAGCATGGATCAGCCCTTCCAGTAGACATTCTGCTTTTCCCAGGCGTCCTCCATGTCGTTGAGGATGTTCAGGGTGTCTGCCCTGCTTTCGAACGCCAGCGCCGTCACCTGGGCGTTGACCAGGCTGAGTGCAGCGGTAAAGGACTCCACGTGGGAGTCGAGCTCGTACGCGGCCGTCAGGCTGTGATGGGCGAACCGGTTCAGGGGTGAAAGCTCACCGTCGGTGACAGCCACGACCCTGGCACCCCTTTCCCTCGCTTCCCTGAGCACTTCCACAGTCACCCTGGTGTACCTCGGAAATGCGAAACCGATGACAAGGTCCTTTTCCCCGAGGTCCCTCATCTGGTCCGGCATCTCTCCGATGCCCGGGGTCAGCAGGACCACGTCACGGCCCAGAAATTTCAGGGCGCTGGCCATGAAGACTCCAAGGCAATGGGTCGAACGCAGGGCGATGATGAAGATCCGCTTCGCCTTGTCCATCTCATGGACAACCGCGGTGAAAAGGGCGGGGTCGGTCTCTTCCATGGTCATT
This is a stretch of genomic DNA from bacterium. It encodes these proteins:
- a CDS encoding MurR/RpiR family transcriptional regulator, with translation MIRIDQIVKGRTRDLTSTQRNVLDFILKHPEDAAFYTATELAAKLEVSDTTIVRLAQALGYKGYPHLKRKLREFVQPRVTTVQRLGETVRRVESIADVLNSVMARDLNNLKMTMEETDPALFTAVVHEMDKAKRIFIIALRSTHCLGVFMASALKFLGRDVVLLTPGIGEMPDQMRDLGEKDLVIGFAFPRYTRVTVEVLREARERGARVVAVTDGELSPLNRFAHHSLTAAYELDSHVESFTAALSLVNAQVTALAFESRADTLNILNDMEDAWEKQNVYWKG